A portion of the Intestinibacillus sp. Marseille-P6563 genome contains these proteins:
- a CDS encoding VirB4-like conjugal transfer ATPase, CD1110 family, translating into MQPVRTKKKLSRADRKQIEAAIVRANRTDKKEKSAQDSIPYERMWTDGICRVADGYYTKTIQFQDINYQLSQNEDKTAIFEGWCDFLNYFDSSIRFELSFLNLAASEETFARAINIPLQRDDFDSIRVEYTTMLQNQLARGNNGLIKSKYLTFGINAENIKSAKPRLERIETDILNNFKRLGVAAETLDGKARLAQLHSIFHMDEQLPFRFAWDWLPSSGLSTKDFIAPSSFEFRTGKQFRMGKKYGTVSFLQILAPELNDRMLADFLDMESSLIVSLHIQSVDQIKAIKTVKRKITDLDKSKIEEQKKAVRAGYDMDIIPSDLATYGAEAKKLLQDLQSRNERMFLVTFLVLNTADTQRQLDNNVFQAGSIAQKYNCQLTRLDFQQEEGLMSCLPLGINQIEIQRGLTTSSTAIFVPFTTQELFQNGKEALYYGINALSNNLIMVDRKLLKNPNGLILGTPGSGKSFSAKREIANSFLLTTDDVIICDPEAEYAPLVERLHGQVIKISPTSTNYINPMDLNLDYSDEDNPLSLKSDFILSLCELIVGGKEGLQPVQKTIIDRCVRLVYQDYLNDPRPENMPILEDLYNLLRAQDEKEAQYIATALEIYVTGSLNVFNHRSNVDINNRIVCYDIKELGKQLKKIGMLVVQDQVWNRVTINRAAHKSTRYYIDEMHLLLKEEQTAAYTVEIWKRFRKWGGIPTGLTQNVKDLLSSREVENIFENSDFVYMLNQAGGDRQILAKQLGISPHQLSYVTHSGEGEGLLFYGSTILPFVDHFPKNTELYRIMTTKPQELKKEDE; encoded by the coding sequence GTGCAGCCGGTCAGAACAAAGAAAAAACTGTCCCGCGCCGACAGAAAGCAGATTGAGGCTGCCATTGTCCGCGCCAACCGCACGGACAAAAAGGAAAAATCGGCTCAGGACAGTATCCCCTATGAACGAATGTGGACGGACGGTATCTGTCGAGTGGCAGACGGCTACTACACAAAGACCATCCAATTCCAGGACATCAACTATCAGCTCTCGCAGAACGAGGATAAAACGGCGATCTTCGAGGGCTGGTGTGATTTTCTCAACTACTTCGACAGTTCGATCAGATTTGAGCTGTCTTTCCTCAATCTCGCGGCGTCCGAGGAAACCTTTGCCCGCGCCATCAACATCCCCCTTCAGAGGGATGATTTTGACAGCATCCGGGTGGAGTACACCACCATGCTGCAAAACCAGCTGGCCAGGGGTAACAACGGCCTCATTAAAAGCAAGTACCTGACTTTCGGCATTAACGCCGAAAATATTAAATCGGCCAAACCCCGTTTGGAGCGTATCGAAACCGATATTCTCAACAACTTCAAACGCCTGGGCGTGGCCGCCGAGACTTTGGACGGCAAGGCACGGCTGGCACAGCTGCATTCCATCTTCCACATGGATGAACAGCTGCCGTTCCGTTTTGCATGGGACTGGCTCCCGTCCAGCGGCCTGTCCACCAAGGACTTTATCGCGCCCAGCTCCTTTGAGTTCCGCACCGGCAAGCAGTTCCGTATGGGCAAGAAATACGGGACTGTTTCTTTTTTGCAGATTCTCGCACCGGAGCTGAATGACCGGATGCTGGCTGATTTTCTGGACATGGAATCCAGCCTGATTGTCAGCCTGCATATCCAGTCGGTGGACCAGATCAAGGCCATCAAGACGGTCAAGAGAAAGATCACCGATTTGGATAAGTCCAAAATCGAGGAACAGAAAAAGGCCGTCCGCGCCGGATATGACATGGACATCATTCCCTCCGACCTTGCCACCTACGGTGCCGAGGCCAAAAAGCTCTTGCAGGATTTGCAGAGCCGCAACGAGCGAATGTTCCTTGTGACCTTCCTGGTGCTGAACACAGCGGACACCCAGCGCCAGCTGGACAACAATGTGTTCCAGGCCGGTTCCATCGCGCAGAAGTACAACTGCCAGCTGACAAGGCTTGACTTCCAGCAGGAGGAAGGGCTGATGAGCTGCCTGCCCCTGGGTATCAACCAGATCGAGATTCAGCGGGGGCTGACCACCAGCTCCACGGCCATTTTCGTGCCGTTCACTACCCAGGAGTTGTTCCAGAACGGCAAAGAGGCACTGTACTACGGCATCAATGCTCTGTCCAACAACCTTATCATGGTGGACCGCAAGCTGCTGAAAAACCCCAACGGCCTGATCCTCGGTACGCCGGGTTCCGGTAAGTCCTTCAGCGCCAAACGCGAGATCGCCAACAGCTTCCTGCTTACAACCGATGATGTTATCATCTGCGACCCGGAGGCCGAGTACGCCCCCCTGGTGGAGCGTCTGCATGGGCAGGTCATCAAGATTTCGCCCACTTCCACCAACTATATCAATCCCATGGACCTGAACCTGGACTACTCGGACGAGGATAATCCGCTGTCCCTCAAGTCCGACTTCATTCTCAGCTTGTGCGAGCTGATCGTGGGCGGCAAGGAGGGCTTACAGCCGGTGCAGAAAACCATCATCGACCGTTGTGTGCGGCTGGTGTATCAGGACTATCTGAACGACCCGCGCCCGGAGAATATGCCCATCCTGGAGGACCTTTACAACCTGCTGCGGGCGCAGGACGAAAAGGAAGCGCAGTACATCGCCACGGCGTTGGAAATCTATGTAACCGGCTCTCTCAATGTGTTCAACCATCGCAGCAATGTGGACATCAACAACCGTATCGTCTGCTATGACATCAAGGAGCTGGGCAAGCAGCTCAAAAAGATCGGTATGCTGGTGGTCCAGGACCAGGTGTGGAACCGTGTGACCATCAACCGCGCCGCCCACAAGTCCACCCGCTACTACATTGACGAGATGCACCTGCTTCTGAAAGAGGAACAGACCGCCGCCTACACGGTGGAGATTTGGAAGCGATTCCGCAAATGGGGCGGCATTCCCACCGGGCTTACCCAGAATGTCAAAGACCTGCTTTCCAGCCGTGAGGTGGAGAACATCTTTGAAAACTCCGACTTCGTGTATATGCTCAACCAGGCGGGCGGAGACCGGCAGATTTTGGCCAAGCAGCTGGGCATTTCCCCGCACCAGCTCAGCTATGTGACCCATTCCGGCGAGGGTGAGGGCCTGCTGTTCTATGGCTCCACCATCCTGCCTTTCGTAGACCATTTTCCCAAGAACACCGAGTTGTACCGCATTATGACCACCAAACCCCAGGAACTGAAAAAGGAGGATGAATAA
- a CDS encoding PrgI family protein — MAYVPVPKDLTKVKTKVAFNLTKRQLVCFTGGALIGVPLFFLLRGPAGNSVAAMCMMLVMLPFFMLAMYEKHGQPLEKIVGNIIRVTVIRPKERPYRTNNFYAVLQRQANLDEEVYDIVRGNQKLAAPAVRKNRGKSCAAGQNKEKTVPRRQKAD, encoded by the coding sequence TTGGCTTATGTACCCGTACCCAAAGACTTAACCAAAGTCAAAACAAAGGTTGCTTTCAACCTGACCAAGAGGCAGCTGGTCTGCTTCACCGGCGGGGCGCTGATCGGCGTACCGCTTTTCTTTCTGCTCCGGGGGCCTGCGGGAAACAGCGTGGCGGCCATGTGTATGATGCTGGTCATGCTGCCCTTCTTCATGCTGGCGATGTATGAAAAGCACGGCCAGCCCCTGGAAAAGATCGTGGGCAACATCATCCGTGTCACGGTGATCCGTCCCAAAGAGCGCCCTTACCGCACCAATAATTTCTATGCCGTGTTACAGCGGCAGGCAAATCTTGACGAGGAGGTGTACGACATTGTTCGCGGCAATCAAAAGCTGGCTGCACCGGCTGTTCGGAAAAACCGAGGAAAAAGCTGTGCAGCCGGTCAGAACAAAGAAAAAACTGTCCCGCGCCGACAGAAAGCAGATTGA
- a CDS encoding VirB6/TrbL-like conjugal transfer protein, CD1112 family yields the protein MDFLLDALTQWLKEMLVGGIMGNLSGLFDSVNRQVADIATQVGQTPQGWNGSIFSMIQNLSNSIMVPIAGVILAIVMTLELIQMITDRNNLHDVDTWMIFKWVFKSAAAILIVTNTWNIVMGVFDMAQSVVAQAAGIIGSDASIDISSVMTDMEPRLMEMDLGPLFGLWFQSMFIGITMWALYICIFIVIYGRMIEIYLVTSVAPIPMATMMSKESGGMGQNYLRSLLALGFQAFLIIVCVAIYAVLVQNIATEDDIIMAIWSCVGYTVLLCFTLFKTGSLAKAVFNAH from the coding sequence ATGGATTTCTTACTGGATGCCCTGACCCAATGGCTGAAAGAAATGCTGGTGGGCGGCATCATGGGAAACTTATCGGGGCTGTTCGATAGCGTGAACCGGCAGGTCGCAGACATTGCGACACAGGTGGGCCAGACCCCACAGGGCTGGAACGGGAGCATTTTCAGCATGATCCAGAATCTCTCCAACTCCATCATGGTGCCGATTGCAGGTGTGATCCTGGCTATCGTGATGACGCTGGAGCTGATCCAGATGATTACCGACCGAAACAACCTGCACGATGTGGACACCTGGATGATCTTCAAATGGGTGTTCAAAAGCGCCGCTGCTATTTTGATCGTCACAAACACCTGGAATATCGTCATGGGCGTGTTCGATATGGCCCAAAGTGTGGTGGCGCAGGCAGCAGGTATCATCGGTTCTGACGCATCTATCGACATCTCCTCTGTAATGACCGACATGGAACCGCGGCTGATGGAAATGGACCTGGGGCCGCTGTTTGGACTGTGGTTCCAAAGTATGTTTATTGGCATTACCATGTGGGCGCTGTATATCTGTATCTTTATCGTGATCTATGGCCGTATGATTGAGATTTACCTTGTGACTTCGGTGGCCCCCATTCCGATGGCCACCATGATGAGCAAGGAATCAGGCGGTATGGGCCAGAACTATCTGCGCTCCCTGCTTGCCCTGGGCTTTCAGGCATTTCTCATCATCGTCTGTGTGGCGATCTACGCCGTGCTGGTGCAGAACATCGCAACGGAAGATGACATCATCATGGCTATCTGGAGCTGTGTGGGCTATACGGTCCTGTTGTGCTTTACACTCTTTAAGACCGGAAGCCTTGCAAAAGCCGTGTTTAACGCACATTAA
- a CDS encoding recombinase family protein: MLRQATQNLITALYPRLSKDDDLQGESNSISNQKRILEAYAKQNGFTNLRWYTDDGYSGANFQRPGFQAMLADIEAGKVGTVIVKDMSRLGRNYLQVGFYTEMLFPQKGVRFIAVNDNVDSASEGMDNDFTPLRNLFNEWLVRDTSKKIKAVKKSKGMSGKPVTSKPVYGYLMDEDENFIIDEEAAPVVQQIYQLCLAGNGPTKIARMLTEQQILTPGTLEYQRTGSTRRYHPGYECKWATNTVVHILENREYTGCLVNFKTEKVSYKVKHSVENPIEKQAIFENHHEPIIDKETWERVQELRKQRKRPNRYDEVGLFSGILFCADCGHVLYQQRYQNKDRKQDCYICGSYKKRTRNCTAHFIRTDLLTAGVLANLRQVTEYAAKHESRFVKLLVQQNEIGGKRKTAAATKQLEQAQERISEISRMIKRLYEDNVNGKISDERFMELSADYEAEQAELKKRAATLQAELDKSQAATVNAEKFMGIVRKHLAFEELTPTLLREMIEKIVVHECSYDENGTRRQDIEIYYSFVGKIDLPE, encoded by the coding sequence ATGTTAAGACAAGCCACCCAAAACCTGATTACCGCCCTTTATCCGAGATTATCCAAAGACGATGACCTGCAAGGAGAGAGCAATTCCATATCGAACCAGAAAAGGATACTCGAAGCCTACGCAAAACAGAATGGATTTACCAATCTGCGCTGGTACACCGATGACGGGTATTCCGGGGCAAACTTCCAAAGACCCGGTTTTCAAGCCATGCTTGCGGATATTGAAGCCGGGAAAGTAGGCACAGTGATCGTCAAGGATATGTCGAGGCTGGGGCGAAACTACCTGCAAGTGGGGTTTTATACGGAAATGCTGTTTCCACAAAAGGGTGTCCGCTTTATCGCTGTCAACGATAATGTGGACAGCGCCAGCGAGGGCATGGACAACGATTTTACCCCGCTGCGAAATTTATTCAACGAATGGCTGGTGAGAGATACGAGCAAGAAAATCAAGGCAGTTAAAAAGTCAAAAGGCATGAGCGGCAAGCCTGTTACCAGCAAGCCGGTTTATGGCTATCTCATGGACGAGGACGAAAACTTCATCATAGACGAGGAAGCCGCCCCGGTGGTACAGCAGATTTACCAGCTTTGCCTTGCCGGGAACGGCCCGACCAAGATTGCCCGTATGCTGACCGAGCAGCAAATCCTCACGCCGGGGACGCTGGAATATCAGCGGACAGGCAGCACCCGCCGTTATCACCCCGGCTATGAGTGCAAATGGGCGACCAACACCGTGGTTCATATCCTCGAAAACCGGGAGTACACCGGCTGTCTGGTAAACTTCAAGACAGAAAAGGTGTCCTACAAGGTCAAGCACAGTGTAGAGAACCCCATCGAGAAACAGGCAATATTTGAGAATCACCATGAGCCGATCATCGACAAGGAAACATGGGAACGGGTACAGGAGTTACGCAAGCAGCGCAAGCGCCCCAACCGCTATGATGAAGTGGGGCTGTTCTCCGGGATTTTGTTCTGTGCCGACTGCGGCCATGTGCTGTATCAGCAGAGATACCAGAACAAAGACCGCAAGCAGGACTGCTACATCTGCGGTAGCTACAAGAAGCGCACCCGAAACTGTACGGCGCACTTTATCCGCACCGACCTGTTGACCGCCGGTGTCCTGGCAAATCTCCGGCAAGTGACCGAATACGCAGCCAAGCATGAGAGCCGGTTTGTGAAGCTGCTTGTCCAGCAGAACGAGATCGGCGGCAAGCGAAAGACCGCCGCAGCCACCAAGCAGCTTGAACAGGCGCAGGAACGCATTTCTGAAATCAGCCGCATGATTAAGCGGCTGTATGAGGACAATGTAAACGGCAAAATCAGCGACGAGCGTTTCATGGAACTGTCGGCGGACTACGAAGCCGAGCAAGCGGAACTGAAAAAGAGAGCCGCCACCCTGCAAGCTGAACTGGACAAGTCGCAGGCAGCCACCGTCAACGCCGAGAAATTCATGGGCATTGTCCGCAAGCACCTTGCCTTTGAAGAACTGACCCCAACCCTCTTGCGGGAAATGATTGAGAAAATCGTGGTGCATGAGTGCAGCTACGACGAAAACGGCACCCGCAGGCAGGACATTGAGATTTATTACAGCTTTGTCGGCAAGATTGACTTGCCCGAATAA
- a CDS encoding transposon-encoded TnpW family protein codes for MADNKQINRTNPRRPDCVTEIRMGNSVLVVSGFFKQGSSETAADKMAKVLQTEAATQKPAI; via the coding sequence ATGGCAGATAACAAGCAGATCAACCGAACCAATCCCCGCCGCCCCGACTGCGTGACGGAAATCCGCATGGGCAACTCTGTCCTTGTGGTGTCCGGCTTTTTCAAGCAGGGCAGCAGCGAAACCGCCGCCGACAAAATGGCAAAGGTATTGCAGACCGAAGCTGCTACACAAAAACCGGCAATATGA
- a CDS encoding ATP-binding protein: MNKIENINLLPDTEPDSGDYTGEDGLLYCGKCRKPKEAYFPEGKTLFGLDRHPAECDCQRAQRIEREAAEQQRRHLDTVEDLKRRGFSDTAMRDWTFENDNGRNPQTAVARFYAEHWDTMQAENIGYLFWGGVGTGKSYLAGCIANALMEKEIPVRMTNFAAILNDLAASFEGRNEYISRLCRYPLLILDDFGMERGTEYGLEQVYSVIDSRYRSRRPLIVTTNLTLQQIQNPPDTAHARIYDRLLEMCAPVRFTGGNFRRETAQAKLERLKNLMNE, encoded by the coding sequence ATGAACAAAATCGAGAATATCAATCTGCTGCCGGATACCGAGCCGGACAGCGGCGACTACACAGGCGAGGACGGTTTGCTGTACTGCGGAAAATGCCGCAAGCCCAAAGAAGCCTATTTCCCGGAGGGCAAGACGCTTTTCGGGCTTGACCGCCACCCGGCAGAGTGCGACTGCCAGCGGGCGCAGCGGATTGAGCGTGAAGCCGCCGAACAGCAGCGCAGACACCTTGACACCGTAGAGGACTTGAAACGCCGGGGATTTTCCGATACCGCCATGCGGGACTGGACTTTTGAAAACGACAACGGCAGGAACCCCCAGACCGCTGTTGCCCGGTTCTATGCGGAGCATTGGGACACCATGCAGGCCGAGAACATTGGCTATCTCTTTTGGGGCGGTGTGGGAACCGGCAAAAGCTACCTTGCGGGCTGTATCGCAAACGCCCTGATGGAGAAAGAAATCCCCGTCCGCATGACAAACTTTGCTGCAATCCTCAATGACCTTGCCGCCAGCTTTGAGGGCAGGAACGAGTACATCTCCCGGCTCTGCCGCTATCCGCTGCTGATTTTGGACGATTTCGGCATGGAGCGTGGAACAGAATACGGGCTGGAACAGGTTTACAGCGTCATTGACAGCCGATACCGTAGCCGCAGGCCGCTGATCGTCACCACTAACCTGACCTTGCAGCAAATCCAGAACCCGCCGGACACCGCCCACGCCCGTATCTATGACCGGCTGCTGGAAATGTGTGCCCCCGTCCGTTTTACAGGCGGTAATTTCCGCAGGGAAACCGCACAGGCCAAGCTGGAACGGCTGAAAAATTTGATGAACGAGTGA
- a CDS encoding replication initiator protein A, producing MKPDNTQETIYVGLDTGLPPYLPYPRFLLKMDISQTAKLLYALLLDRTTLSQRNGWQDDQGRTFIVYPIAEIAEMLDKGQTAIKAALNELDAAGLLERKRAGFSAANRLYVKLPPFVRISDPMTVGKATLISAENRSTDGRKSDLMTVGKPTPNNLTINNLIENQTMGVSEEPHKPFGRYENVFLTEAEYAELKTEFPDRLERLIEEMSRYLAANGRTYQNYAAALRIWAENDKKDAPKQGVPDYTCKEGESL from the coding sequence ATGAAGCCGGACAACACGCAGGAAACCATTTATGTAGGGCTGGACACAGGCTTGCCACCCTACCTGCCATATCCCCGGTTCCTGCTGAAAATGGACATTTCCCAGACCGCCAAGCTGCTCTATGCGCTGCTGTTAGACCGCACCACCCTGTCACAGCGGAACGGCTGGCAGGACGATCAGGGCAGGACATTCATTGTCTATCCCATAGCGGAGATTGCCGAAATGCTGGATAAGGGGCAGACCGCCATCAAAGCCGCCTTAAACGAACTGGACGCAGCCGGACTTCTGGAACGGAAACGGGCGGGATTTTCCGCAGCCAACCGCCTGTATGTGAAGCTGCCGCCATTCGTACGGATTTCCGACCCTATGACAGTCGGAAAAGCGACCCTCATAAGTGCGGAAAACCGATCTACTGATGGTCGGAAAAGCGACCTTATGACGGTCGGAAAACCGACCCCTAACAACCTTACTATAAACAACCTGATAGAAAACCAAACAATGGGAGTGAGTGAAGAGCCGCACAAACCGTTTGGCAGATATGAAAATGTTTTTCTGACCGAAGCCGAGTATGCAGAACTGAAAACCGAGTTCCCGGACAGACTGGAACGGCTCATTGAAGAAATGAGCCGCTACCTTGCCGCCAACGGGAGAACCTACCAGAACTATGCCGCCGCCCTGCGGATCTGGGCGGAGAACGATAAAAAGGACGCCCCGAAACAGGGCGTCCCGGACTACACCTGCAAGGAGGGGGAAAGTTTATGA
- a CDS encoding plasmid mobilization protein codes for MTRKTYNTPKRKCVVKTRLTEDERRAFEDKCAALSMSQSEYIRQAVFYSRISPVIRVTAHSEEMLTAVSSLVAQYGKIGSNLNQIARYLNEYGAPYNALSSEVRAAVSDLAALKFEVLKVIGEAYGNDQAYQL; via the coding sequence ATGACACGCAAGACCTACAACACCCCCAAGCGGAAATGTGTTGTCAAGACCCGTCTGACCGAGGACGAGCGCAGAGCCTTTGAGGACAAATGCGCCGCCCTCTCCATGAGCCAGTCGGAGTATATCCGGCAAGCCGTTTTTTACAGCCGGATTTCCCCTGTTATCCGGGTAACTGCCCACAGCGAGGAAATGCTCACCGCCGTATCTTCCCTTGTGGCGCAGTACGGGAAAATCGGCAGCAACTTAAACCAGATCGCCCGGTATCTGAACGAATACGGCGCACCCTACAACGCCCTGTCCAGCGAAGTGAGAGCCGCCGTTTCCGACCTTGCCGCCCTCAAATTCGAGGTGCTGAAAGTGATAGGTGAAGCCTATGGCAACGATCAAGCATATCAGCTCTAA
- a CDS encoding DUF3879 family protein, translating to MTITDIARMMMNADQYQRGVTQPKYPNGAAVSDPNAPDDGLDITGMTAADFHIIPVSKEAEQAVRDIALEHMKKYYGMSGPDGNDLGNFIKSYYKQVPVSDRANAGWTLNQMHRDEAYRLYDFVRSRVPGWETGQWFDTSILEEYKQGTLDMKA from the coding sequence ATGACGATCACAGATATTGCCCGTATGATGATGAACGCAGATCAGTATCAGCGTGGAGTCACACAGCCGAAATATCCAAACGGCGCTGCGGTATCAGATCCGAATGCGCCCGATGACGGACTGGATATTACAGGCATGACCGCAGCGGACTTTCACATCATCCCTGTATCCAAAGAAGCAGAACAGGCGGTGCGGGATATCGCTTTGGAGCACATGAAAAAGTATTATGGAATGTCCGGGCCTGACGGCAATGATCTGGGAAATTTCATCAAGTCCTATTATAAGCAAGTCCCCGTCTCAGACCGCGCTAATGCTGGCTGGACATTGAATCAAATGCACAGGGATGAGGCCTATCGTCTCTATGATTTCGTCCGTTCCCGTGTTCCCGGCTGGGAGACTGGTCAATGGTTTGATACCAGTATTTTGGAGGAATACAAGCAGGGAACTCTGGATATGAAAGCATAA
- a CDS encoding IS1182 family transposase, with translation MLERGKMDRNVIEMVEIDSLVPEGHLLRKIDKAVDFNRLYEMVEPLYCEDNGRPSVDPVVLFKMVLIQHLYGLPSLRRTAEEVSGNIYYRWFLGYTLQEETPHFSTVSYNFRHRFTEETVDQVFRWILEEVAEAGYLSPKAVFIDGTHIKANANTKKQVKVRIPAASRHYAKELMEEVNTDRELHGKKPFDDDDEPPAPTKKPRDNTSKKKLARRKKEKQRTVPQSVTDPDSGLFVKGEHKRQFAYEAHTACDKHGFVLETVITPGNVHDSVAFDEVYDRVTADFPEVETIVADSAYKTPHICKKVFEDGRALSTAYKRPQTMKGGHEWWKYVYDEYYNCVLCPEYQVLSYRTTNRDGYREYRSDPRVCVNCPTRHLCTHSKDCVKTVQRHIWKDYEDLADDVRYTPKYQRLYKRRKETIERVFADAKEKHAMRYTQYRGLAQVSNWVKLKFAAMNLKKLACWLWKEKLAPFTLILLWQLYTRNPAYA, from the coding sequence ATGCTGGAACGCGGGAAGATGGATCGCAATGTGATAGAGATGGTGGAAATAGATAGCCTGGTACCAGAGGGGCATTTACTTCGGAAAATAGACAAGGCAGTAGATTTCAACCGTTTATATGAAATGGTAGAACCGTTATACTGTGAAGACAACGGCAGGCCGAGTGTAGACCCGGTGGTGCTGTTCAAAATGGTACTGATCCAGCATCTATATGGATTGCCATCCCTTCGGCGGACGGCGGAGGAGGTAAGCGGCAATATTTATTACCGCTGGTTTCTGGGGTATACCTTACAGGAGGAAACGCCCCACTTTTCCACGGTGAGCTATAACTTCCGGCACCGCTTTACGGAGGAGACAGTAGACCAGGTATTCCGTTGGATTTTGGAGGAGGTAGCGGAGGCAGGTTATCTTTCCCCCAAGGCGGTATTTATAGACGGAACGCACATCAAAGCCAATGCCAATACCAAAAAGCAGGTGAAGGTGCGGATTCCGGCGGCATCCAGGCACTATGCCAAGGAACTGATGGAAGAGGTAAACACAGACCGGGAACTCCACGGAAAGAAACCCTTTGACGATGATGATGAGCCACCGGCTCCGACAAAGAAGCCCAGAGACAACACCTCCAAGAAGAAGCTGGCCCGGCGGAAGAAGGAAAAGCAGCGTACAGTGCCCCAGAGCGTAACAGACCCTGACAGCGGCCTGTTTGTGAAGGGAGAGCACAAGCGGCAGTTTGCCTATGAGGCCCACACCGCCTGTGATAAGCATGGGTTTGTTCTGGAGACGGTCATTACCCCTGGAAATGTACATGACAGCGTGGCCTTTGATGAAGTGTATGACCGTGTGACGGCAGATTTCCCGGAAGTAGAGACGATTGTTGCCGATTCCGCCTACAAGACCCCGCATATCTGTAAAAAGGTATTTGAAGATGGACGTGCGCTCTCCACCGCCTACAAGCGTCCGCAGACCATGAAGGGTGGACACGAGTGGTGGAAGTATGTGTATGACGAGTACTACAACTGTGTGCTCTGTCCGGAATACCAAGTGTTGTCCTACCGTACCACCAACCGGGATGGATACCGGGAGTACAGAAGTGATCCTCGCGTCTGTGTAAACTGTCCTACCCGCCACCTGTGCACCCACTCCAAAGACTGTGTCAAAACGGTACAGCGGCATATCTGGAAAGACTATGAGGACTTAGCCGACGACGTCCGCTATACGCCAAAATACCAGAGACTTTACAAGCGCCGGAAGGAAACCATTGAACGGGTCTTTGCCGACGCCAAGGAAAAACACGCCATGCGTTATACCCAGTACAGAGGCTTGGCCCAGGTGTCCAACTGGGTGAAGCTTAAATTTGCTGCCATGAATCTCAAAAAACTGGCCTGTTGGTTGTGGAAGGAGAAGCTTGCTCCATTTACCCTTATCCTTCTTTGGCAGCTATACACAAGAAACCCGGCTTATGCTTGA
- a CDS encoding ParA family protein, translated as MNTQIIAIANQKGGVGKTTTCENLGVGLAQSGKKVLLIDGDPQGSLTISLGHPQPDKLPFTLSDAMGRILMDEPLRPGEGILHHPEGVDLIPADIQLSGMEVSLVNAMSRETILRQYLDTLKGQYSHILIDCQPSLGMLTVNALAAANRVIIPVQAEYLPAKGLEQLLQTISKVKRQINPKLQIDGILLTMVDNRTNFAKEIAALLRETYGSKIKVFGTEIPHSVRAKEISAEGKSIFAHDPNGKVAEGYKNLTQEVMKLEKQREKSRAGLGR; from the coding sequence ATGAACACGCAAATTATCGCCATCGCCAACCAAAAAGGAGGCGTCGGCAAGACAACGACCTGTGAAAACCTGGGTGTTGGATTGGCGCAGTCCGGGAAGAAAGTGCTGCTGATTGACGGAGACCCACAGGGCAGCTTGACCATCAGCCTGGGTCATCCCCAGCCGGACAAGCTGCCCTTTACCCTGTCCGACGCTATGGGCCGTATCCTGATGGACGAGCCGCTGCGCCCCGGCGAGGGTATCCTGCACCACCCGGAAGGTGTTGACCTGATACCCGCTGACATCCAGCTCTCCGGTATGGAGGTCTCTCTGGTGAATGCCATGAGCCGAGAGACCATCCTGCGGCAATACCTGGACACGCTCAAGGGACAGTATTCTCATATCCTGATTGACTGCCAGCCCTCCTTGGGTATGCTCACGGTCAATGCACTGGCAGCCGCCAACAGGGTCATAATCCCCGTCCAGGCGGAGTATCTGCCCGCCAAGGGCCTGGAACAGCTGCTCCAGACCATAAGCAAGGTGAAGCGGCAGATCAACCCCAAGCTCCAGATCGACGGTATCCTGCTGACGATGGTGGACAACCGCACCAACTTCGCCAAGGAGATTGCTGCCCTGCTGCGGGAGACCTATGGCAGCAAAATCAAGGTGTTCGGCACCGAGATTCCCCATTCTGTCCGGGCAAAAGAAATCAGTGCCGAGGGCAAGAGTATTTTTGCCCATGACCCCAATGGCAAGGTGGCCGAGGGGTACAAAAATCTGACCCAGGAGGTGATGAAACTTGAAAAGCAGCGCGAAAAAAGTAGAGCTGGCCTCGGTAGATGA